The Solanum lycopersicum chromosome 9, SLM_r2.1 genome window below encodes:
- the LOC101256999 gene encoding steroid 5-alpha-reductase DET2, producing MFSDQNLYHYSLLSLFLIGPPTFIACQFLTAPYGKHRRSGWGPTISPPLAWFLMESPTLWLTLILFPFGKNHNNPLSLILISPYLFHYTNRTIIYPLKLYFNSKGGSPASGFPVSIAFLAFVFNLLNAYVQARWVSHYADYDSDVWFWVRFAGGMVVFAGGMAVNVWADKVLVGLKSEGNGYKIPRGGLFEYVSCPNYLGEIVEWLGWALMTGSWAGFGFFLYTFANLVPRARFNHEWYLQKFGEDYPRKRKAVIPFLY from the coding sequence ATGTTTTCAGATCAAAACTTGTATCACTACAGCCTCCTCTCTCTCTTCCTCATCGGACCACCCACCTTCATCGCCTGTCAATTCCTCACCGCCCCTTATGGAAAACACCGTCGCTCCGGTTGGGGACCTACCATTTCACCACCTTTAGCTTGGTTTCTAATGGAAAGCCCTACTCTGTGGCTCACACTTATCCTCTTCCCTTTCGGCAAAAATCACAACAATCCATTATCACTTATCCTCATTTCTCCTTACCTTTTCCACTACACAAATCGGACGATAATTTACCCTTTAAAACTCTACTTCAACTCAAAGGGTGGATCTCCGGCGAGTGGTTTCCCGGTGAGTATTGCGTTTTTGGCTTTTGTGTTTAATCTGTTGAATGCTTATGTACAAGCTAGGTGGGTTTCTCATTACGCTGATTACGATTCTGATGTGTGGTTTTGGGTTCGATTTGCCGGCGGGATGGTGGTTTTTGCCGGCGGGATGGCGGTGAATGTTTGGGCCGATAAGGTGTTAGTGGGCCTGAAGAGTGAAGGAAATGGATATAAGATACCGAGAGGTGGGCTTTTTGAATATGTGAGTTGTCCAAATTACTTGGGGGAGATAGTGGAGTGGTTGGGCTGGGCTTTAATGACTGGGTCTTGGGCCGGGTTTGGGTTTTTTCTGTATACTTTTGCTAATTTGGTTCCTAGagctaggtttaatcatgaatGGTATTTGCAGAAATTTGGAGAAGATTATCCAAGGAAAAGAAAAGCTGTTATTCCATTTTTGTATTGA